The following DNA comes from Athene noctua chromosome 1, bAthNoc1.hap1.1, whole genome shotgun sequence.
CAAGAGGGACtcaccgctggccaaggctgaggcCGTCAGCAAGGGGGGAAGCGCCTCTggggtaacatatttaagaaggagaaaaagctgCTGCTCAACTGCAActggagaggagtgagaatatgagagaaacaaccctgcagacaccaaggtcagggAAGAAGGAGTGGGGGGAGGCAtttggctgtgccctgcacccacggGCACTCACGGTGGAGCAGacaccccacgccggagcagggggatgcccgaaggaggcagTGACCCCCTGGGAAGCCCGTgttggagcagtctgttcctgaaggactgcaccccgtggaagggaccccacgctggagcaggagaagagtgtgaggagtccttcccctgcagagggaaggagaggcagggacaacatgtgatgaactgaccacaacccccattccccgtccccctgtgctgctgagggtgaggaggtggagaaatcaggagtgaagctgaTCCCAGGAAGAAGGagacaggagggagggaggaattttaggatttgttttcatttctcattatcctacccTGACTTTGATTGGAAATAAATTAGATTagaatttccccaagttgagtctgttttttcctgtgatgGTAATGGCTGAgcaatctctctctgtcctcatcTTGACCCACGAGCTTTTTTGTCATATTCTTCTCCCCCTACCCAGTTCAGGAGGGGTAGTGATAGAGTGACTTTTGGTGGTCACCTGGCCTCCAGCCACCAACCCACCACAGACTCTTACTCCCTGCATATGTCCATATGCCCACCGTGTACCTGTACCTTCAAACCTAAAAGCGATGCAGCAGAAAGAATTAGATTTCTTTCTGAGAAGCCTCAAAACTGTGTTGTCTCTCCTAGACCGGTGTCAAAGTAGGAACCTGCCAATGCATTAGTGAGAGTCTCTAAAGAGTTTCTCTGTGCAGAGGCGCATGACTGCTCCTGCTACAGAGGTTTCACACACCTTTGGTCACCTTCATGGCTCTTCTCTGTACCTttttctgctccagcacacccAGTTTGAGCTAGGGAGAGCAGAAATCAAACCTTAAGTGCCATATTGATCTGTAAATAACAGAGAAGCATTGACTGAGCAGTCTTGGGGGCTTGGCACGAAGAGGACATAAAATCTGTTGCATGAGGTCTGTGAGGGCTTATTTACTTCTGTGTTGCCCACCTCTGGGGATTGGCTGACATTATCATGGAAAGAGGGCTGTCTTATGCTTAGAGGAGACATTGCTGAACTACCCACAGTTTTAAAGACATTTGCAGATAACCTGCAGGCTGAAAAAGCATCAAGGAACTGAAAGATTCTCTCTGGTCTCCAGAGGCTTGTGCTCATGGCCACAGAGAAGGCAAGAGGGAAAATGATAACTTCTTCCTAAATCCCTACCCCATAAGAccactggcagctctgcagctcgTTGTCAGCAGATGTCCAGGCTTTTTTGGTGCTGATGAGCGTTTGAACTGAGCTTGGAGAACCTGTCCTAATGCTTTTTGTGGGATCGTGGGGACACAATAACCACATCACACACACCAGAGTTACATCtcctttttttgtccctttttaatTATTGCAAGGAGGGGATGATAACTGGGTTAGACAGCTGAGAAGCTGCTCCCAGAGCCACCGCGgtgcctcctcttctccagctgcttcctCTTCAGCTCCTATTTGCCCTTCCAGCCGGGCGGGATGCAGCAGTAGTACTTGCAGTCGGAGGAGAAGGACCACACGTCCACCTTGGAGCACTGGCTGGAGCAGTACCCCACCTTGGGGCAGTGCTTCCTTACCTGCCCATAGCCTgcaagggggagagagagggagagtggTTGGGTCAGGGGAGGCGCCCCCGTGCCCCGCTGTCGTGCCCTCCCAGCACCTTCTGGTGTGAGCGTGGCAGGGCTCAGAAGGATGAGGTCCTGCTCGTAGGGAGGTCCTGCCCCGTCCTCCCACATGTCCACCACCCCTGCCCAAGCCCAGCCCCAAAGcaggaagggaccttgaagagcACAAGCCTGAGAAACTCCCTGTGCATCCCTCTGCCCCCAGCGGGTGACACGAGGGCCAGATGGTGACACAGGTGCCGTCTGGGACAGAGATGCTCCCAGGGAGAGCACATTCATTCCCCTCATGAGAGACAGCCCAAAAGCAAAGTTCATAGAGATGCTCATCTGGGCAAGGTTATAAAGATGCTCATCTGCATGCATGTGTTTTTCCCTGTCTTGTACCTCTCCTCAAGGGACAGAATCAGTGTTCTCAGAGCAAAATAGCAAAAGCCACATCAATCTTATTTCAAAAACTTTGGTGTCCACTCAGGTGCCTGTAGTTGcatcatgattttaaaaattgtccTCTTACCCAGAAAAGGCTGAAAGGTTTTGAAACTGGCCCCACAGCAACCTTGCACCAAATATTCACCGTGGTGGTTAAATGTGGGCCAGCTGAAAGACTTGGCCCAGGTGGATGAGATTTGATATCTGAGGAGAGTTTCTAATGCCTGTCTGAGAGATCCCAGCCCAGAATCCCCTTTCAACTCTTGTAAAGGAACCAGAAAGCCTTGGAGTCTCAGAAACAGGCACTAGCCGCAATAGTTATGTCACATCAGTAAATCCAATGTGCCCAGGACTGTTCCTTGACACAGAAATTGAGTTGCACAGAAGAGTTCCCTCTGGTACTATCAACCTCTCTGAGTCCCCAAGAGAAAGGGCCACATCCAGACTCTTGTTCGGGAATTGCCTGGCCTGGGCTCAGTCCCAAACTGGATACTGAAGTTTTAACCTCAGTTATTTCTACAGAAATCTCTCTGAGGTAGTTCTTATTTCATTGTCCCTTGAAAGAAGTCATCAAAgtgctggggggttcagctggagaagagaaggctccggggagaccttagagcggccccccaggaaTGAAAGAGGGTGTATAataaagatggggacagacttctTAGTAGGGcttgttgtgataggacaaggagtagtggttttaaactaaaagagggtagattcaggctagatataaagaaaacattttttacaatgcAGGTGgcgaaacactggcacaggttgcccagagaggtggtagatgctccatccctggaaacattcattGTCCCTTGAAAGAAGTCATTAAAGTACCTGGCCAGGTTATAGCAGTCACCTCAGTTGGTAATAACTATAGTTTTAAGAgctaaaatttctttaaaagaattcCAGTTAGTATCAGCTCATCTTGCCCAGTTTGTCATCTTACCTGGAGTGGCCAGGGAGACCAGCAGGAAGACAGCGAAGACAAGGTAGAGGAACCTCATGGCTGGAGTTGAGCTGGGATCTCAGCAAGGCTGGAGAGAGAAGTCTCAGAGAGAGCTCGAAGGGAGGAGGTGGTATAGATGGAGGCTGCGGCTGCCGGTTTTTATAGAGCTTTTCCTTGCGGAGCGGAGGATGCTGGGGAGACACGGGAATTCATCCAAGTCGAGCTGATTGTGGCACAAGCACCAGAATTTCCCACGTGTGCTGGcagccccctccttcccccagctctggTTACCCAATATCAGATACGATTTCAGCCCAGTGGCTTTGATGAGAGTACAAATGAATAGGGGCTGTCAGTAGCAGAGTTGTTAGGACTGAGCTGATGGGTCAGAGGGACCCGATGGAGATCTGCAGGTATAATGATGAGGGGAGAACAAGATCAGTATCACAGGGTTTCAGGCCTTTCCCAACCTCTGGCAGGGATGCAACTGCATGCAATAGGGCTGAGTTGTGGCCGCAATGCACTGCTAACTCTCCCTCCATTGTCCATCCTGGTCACAATGTGGGGCTGTTGGCTTGGAAAGGACCCATGTTCCCATCTCTACTTGTGAAAGGAACCATGTCTGCAAAATCTCTCTGATAAATTCAGCAAACACCACATTCAATGTAGTCTCTTTTGTTGTCTCCCCTCGCCCCTGAGATGAATGGATGGGCAGGAGCGCTGGGGCTGAGAGCTCCCAGGACTCTGGCTGAGCTGACCACTTGAAGACACTTTGATCATCACCTCTTCCTCACAAACCCCCCAGCCAGACCTGAGGTTTCAAACAtgagcagagctctgcaaaggaGCTTTTCCAACCCCAGTTCACTGGGCTGTTTAATAGCTTTAtaaacagctagaaaaaaaaaaaaaaaaaagagaggactGGTGAAGGGACacaagctgctgctgttgcaaaaTTACAGAATACCATCCAACCTAAATCTGCAAAGGGCAACAGATGGATCTAACAACACTGAGTAACAGGGCAGTAAAATGTCAAATGCTGAACCAGTGTCAGTTAGTTTAAGGCTGTGaatttggaaaaatatataatctcTGTACAAACGATGGGTACAAATTACCTAAAGCCAGTTAAGGAGGAGGTTTGGGAATCCTTGAAAAAAGTGCTCTAAAAACAGCAAATAGGaaccaaaaaaatggaaaattgtaCATTAAGAAATTTTAAGAAAGTTATTAAGACGAAAGAAAGCGTTGTCTCCCTTTGTCAGTCTGTAGGGTATCACACTGTGGTGTGTGCACTGCCCGTCTCCCCATTCCTCATGGCCTACAGTAGGGCaagaaaaggttaaaagaaaGGTGGCAGAGCCAAGGACTCACTTTCATAATATTAAGCACACTGGCACTTGTCAGCTCAAGGAAGAAACACTTACTGGAGGTGTATCACAAAGCTGTAAAAATTTTAGAGGCCTAAGGAAGAGACAAACTTTGGTTGTCCAATTTTCATAACCCAAGACATAGGTGAGATGCAATGGTAAGTCAGGCAGTTATCAAAAAAGTAACCAAAAAATTCCTCTTTCACGCTGAGCATAGCTGAAACACGGGACTTGTTCAAGAAGTCAAAATGTATCGAAAGGACAAATGTAATGAAAAAGCGGTTTAGAAATTAATGAAGCCagtacaaattaaaaaattagataCAAAACCTTCTTGAGGAAGTCACCAAACTTCATGTTATGGAGGATGAGGAGTTTTACTGAGTGAAAACACAGGTTCTTGCACTCTTCCCAGGCACTCTCTTCTGCCTGAACCAGGCTCTGCGCCCCGACATGGATCAGCTTGGCACTCCTCTCTGTGATCTAACCCGAGTACAGAAACCGAGTGAAGGGAAAGGTGAGGGCACTGCGCACCTTGTCTGCTTCATCACCACTATTTCTAACTGTCGTTCTCAGGAGTTTGTCCATTTTTCACacaatcccagaatcatctcggttggaaaagccctggcagctcctccagcccaaccatgaccctccccctgaccgttcccaactcccccagatccctcagcgctatgtggGTTGAAGACCTTCAGCCATGGTGTTTCCacaccctccccaccccatcccttcTGCTGCTGTACAGCCCTGTCATCACAAAGGTTAGCCTCTACTTGAAGAGAGGACTTCTTGCTGCAGCTGGACTCACGGACTTCTCATCCTGGCCACCAAGAACAGACCATACCTTTCCAGTGCATCGCCTTTTGTGGATTGGAGGACTTCTGTGTTTTCCATGTCTTCTCTTTCCTGATCATTATTCCACTTGCTTCAGTCTTTTCTTACAGGTCACATTTTCTTGACCTGCTGTCATTTTCTGAGCTCCCTTCAGCCCTTTTACTGATTTTTTGAAGTGAGGTGTATAAAACTGGATGGATGCATTTTTAAGGGGTGCGCAGTGCAGTGGGTATGTCCTGTGTTTTACAAGCTCAGCTTTTCTTTATATTTGTAGGACAATTAGCACTGGTTTCCCATCACCATGACATTACTCATTTGTGCCTATCTATGATCCACTGCAACCCATATTTTCCCTGCAGAACTGCCATACAGCCAGAAACTACTTGTTCTATATTCTACAGCTAATTATTCTTGTCTGTATAGACAAGGCAGATTTacctattacttttttttttttttcattatcttcttAGCATGAGAAGATCCACTGGAATGCTAAT
Coding sequences within:
- the LOC141967480 gene encoding cygnin; this translates as MRFLYLVFAVFLLVSLATPGYGQVRKHCPKVGYCSSQCSKVDVWSFSSDCKYYCCIPPGWKGK